A stretch of Ranitomeya variabilis isolate aRanVar5 chromosome 3, aRanVar5.hap1, whole genome shotgun sequence DNA encodes these proteins:
- the TTC19 gene encoding tetratricopeptide repeat protein 19, mitochondrial isoform X2 — protein sequence MKGEMEEAEEILHKTLRLAHECESKRAIIYTYDLMANVAFLSGDYDSAEKLFKTTMIYMIDGGVKQDDNSFIEISLKMASIYAARNQNDLAVAGFQFCIMSLDEKIEKEKELSAEILSAEERTNTRLLLGLCLDSYARYLLANSQLLHAQTMYERALHICREEQGELHPQTVTLLSDLATVLEAQGRFGEAYTYVKQALDAAQQTEHPNQHVILGNMAMILLHQEHLADAERIFKEALTKAEEKKDSWSIIYIQKGLAELTKRKKHKEQNV from the exons ATGAAAGGTGAAATGGAAGAAGCAGAAGAGATTTTACACAAAACTCTGCGTCTGGCACACGAGTGTGAGAGCAAACGGGCAATCATTTACACATACGATCTG ATGGCAAACGTGGCATTTCTGAGCGGTGACTATGACAGT GCAGAGAAGTTATTTAAGACCACAATGATATACATGATAGATGGCGGAGTCAAACAG GATGACAATTCATTTATTGAGATTTCACTGAAAATGGCCAGTATCTACGCTGCTCGTAACCA GAATGATTTGGCGGTAGCAGGATTCCAGTTCTGCATAATGAGTCTGGATGAAAAAATTGAGAAGGAAAAAGAATTATCTGCGGAGATTCTGAGCG CAGAAGAAAGGACAAACACACGGCTTCTTCTAGGCTTGTGTCTGGATTCTTATGCACGTTACCTGCTAGCCAATTCACAGCTGTTACATGCCCAGACCATGTACGAGAGAGCCCTGCACATCTGTAGAGAGGAACAAGGAGAACTGCACCCACAG ACTGTGACTTTACTCAGCGACCTGGCGACAGTGCTGGAAGCTCAGGGCCGCTTTGGTGAAGCTTATACCTATGTAAAACAAGCACTTGATGCAGCACAACAGACTGAGCACCCCAATCAGCATGTTATACTTGGCAACATGGCAATGATCCTCTTACATCAAG AGCACTTGGCGGATGCAGAGCGCATATTTAAAGAAGCTTTAACAAAGGCAGAAGAAAAAAAGGACTCGTGGTCCATTATCTACATCCAAAAGGGGCTCGCAGAACTGACCAAGAGGAAGAAACATAAGGAACAGAACGTGTAA